From Synoicihabitans lomoniglobus, the proteins below share one genomic window:
- a CDS encoding ParA family protein has protein sequence MARKIAFINYKGGVGKTSLLVNIAACLAKLGKRVLICDFDTQSNASIWLLRLDRWNKINTSSQGAVYSIFDPGEAKVSDLVVKDVVRSKTGEVVLPGLDILPTTFNLVDLENEFRGDPARPPYVIFRDQLEAIESNYDFILFDCPPNILRASQCGIFSANEIYVPSNPDALSLIGFTLLVEKLGKFHQLSASFRKSSQGVPARVQGIIFNSIKTGVDIDVPRMRMQLRMNQYRSAKRVAPSAKLFEQHVRDAMVVRRAVTLGLPVNLVNASADSSGESTVVDDYRKVAMELIRHGDGITD, from the coding sequence ATGGCTCGAAAAATTGCTTTCATCAACTACAAGGGCGGCGTCGGCAAAACGTCACTGCTCGTGAACATCGCGGCTTGTTTGGCCAAACTGGGCAAACGCGTCCTCATCTGCGATTTCGACACCCAGTCCAACGCTTCCATCTGGCTGTTGCGGTTGGACCGGTGGAACAAAATCAACACATCGAGCCAGGGCGCGGTGTATTCGATCTTCGATCCCGGCGAAGCCAAGGTGTCGGATCTGGTGGTCAAAGACGTGGTGCGCAGCAAGACGGGAGAGGTCGTGCTGCCGGGGTTGGATATTCTGCCGACGACCTTCAATCTGGTGGATTTGGAAAACGAGTTTCGCGGCGATCCGGCCCGACCGCCGTATGTGATTTTTCGCGACCAACTCGAGGCCATCGAGAGCAACTACGATTTCATCCTGTTCGATTGTCCGCCGAATATTTTGCGGGCGTCGCAGTGCGGGATTTTCAGTGCCAACGAAATTTACGTGCCGTCCAACCCGGACGCCTTGAGCCTCATCGGCTTCACGCTGCTGGTGGAGAAGTTGGGCAAGTTTCACCAACTGAGCGCCAGCTTTCGCAAATCCTCCCAGGGAGTGCCAGCGCGCGTGCAGGGCATTATCTTCAACTCGATCAAAACCGGCGTCGACATCGACGTGCCGCGGATGCGGATGCAGTTGCGCATGAACCAATATCGCAGCGCCAAGCGCGTAGCACCGTCGGCCAAATTGTTCGAACAACACGTGCGCGATGCGATGGTGGTCCGACGGGCGGTCACGCTGGGACTGCCGGTCAACCTGGTCAATGCGTCCGCCGACAGCAGCGGGGAATCGACCGTCGTCGACGACTACCGCAAGGTCGCCATGGAACTCATTCGTCACGGCGACGGCATCACCGACTAA
- a CDS encoding response regulator: MPPYILSVDDEPDVTDIIAFNLRKRGYEVQTAADGHSALDRIAERRPDLLLLDLMLPDLDGFAICEILRRRADTATLPIIILSAWSEPDSRHLGLELGAIDFINKPFSPRALVERVDNLLASRHPATDIRS; encoded by the coding sequence ATGCCCCCCTACATACTAAGCGTCGACGACGAACCGGATGTGACCGACATCATCGCCTTCAACCTGCGGAAACGGGGTTACGAGGTGCAAACCGCCGCCGATGGTCACAGCGCACTCGATCGCATCGCGGAACGACGACCGGATCTCCTGTTGTTGGATCTCATGCTGCCCGACCTCGACGGGTTTGCCATCTGCGAGATTCTGCGCCGCCGCGCGGATACCGCCACGTTGCCCATCATCATTCTTTCCGCGTGGAGCGAACCCGATTCGCGCCACCTCGGCCTCGAGCTCGGGGCGATCGACTTCATCAACAAACCCTTCAGCCCCCGGGCGCTGGTCGAACGCGTCGACAATCTGCTGGCTTCACGCCACCCCGCCACCGATATCCGCTCTTGA